A stretch of Paludisphaera borealis DNA encodes these proteins:
- a CDS encoding nucleoside hydrolase: MRAVWKTLIAGAALLGLLGDGAAPGAEPVGLIFDTDICGDCDDVLALGMIHSLQSRGACRLLAVTVTVDNDKAPQFVDAVNTFYGRGEIPIGVVGKGGVVENGKYLVLADQKDDGRPRYPHDLTTAPAAVTVLRKALAAQPDQSVVIAQVGFSTNLAQLLDSPPDAISPLSGVDLVKAKVRFLSLMAGAFEPIEGNKRYLEYNVVKDVPSCAKLVEKWPTEMVFSGFEIGISLPYPATSIERDYGYVAHHPLAEAYILYIPPPHNRPTWDLTSVLYAIQPDRGYFDLSKPGDVTVEKDGFTKYVENPKGRSRFLVLPDDARRARVLEALVQLSSQPPCPRAEAGK, encoded by the coding sequence ATGCGAGCCGTCTGGAAAACCCTGATCGCCGGAGCCGCCCTCCTGGGCCTGCTGGGAGACGGCGCCGCCCCTGGGGCCGAACCCGTCGGCCTGATCTTCGACACCGACATCTGCGGCGACTGCGACGACGTCCTGGCGCTGGGGATGATCCACTCCCTCCAGTCGCGCGGGGCCTGCCGACTGCTCGCCGTGACGGTGACGGTCGACAACGACAAGGCGCCTCAGTTCGTCGACGCCGTTAACACGTTCTACGGTCGCGGCGAGATCCCGATCGGCGTCGTCGGCAAGGGGGGCGTCGTCGAGAACGGCAAGTACCTGGTCCTCGCCGACCAAAAAGACGACGGCCGCCCGCGCTATCCGCACGACCTGACCACCGCCCCGGCCGCCGTGACGGTCCTCCGCAAGGCGCTCGCGGCCCAGCCCGACCAATCGGTGGTGATCGCCCAGGTCGGGTTCTCGACCAACCTCGCGCAGCTCCTCGATTCGCCGCCGGACGCGATCTCGCCCCTCTCGGGCGTCGACCTCGTGAAGGCGAAGGTCCGGTTCCTGTCGCTGATGGCGGGGGCCTTCGAGCCGATCGAAGGCAACAAGCGGTACCTCGAATACAACGTCGTCAAGGACGTGCCGAGCTGTGCGAAGCTGGTCGAGAAGTGGCCGACCGAGATGGTTTTCAGCGGTTTCGAGATCGGCATCTCGCTCCCCTACCCCGCGACCAGCATCGAGCGCGATTACGGCTACGTCGCTCACCACCCGCTGGCCGAGGCGTACATCCTCTACATCCCGCCGCCGCACAACCGGCCGACCTGGGACCTGACGAGTGTGCTCTATGCGATCCAGCCCGATCGCGGCTACTTCGACCTCTCGAAACCCGGAGACGTGACCGTCGAGAAAGACGGGTTCACGAAGTACGTCGAGAACCCCAAGGGCCGCTCGCGGTTCCTCGTCCTCCCCGACGACGCGCGGAGGGCCCGCGTTCTCGAAGCCCTCGTCCAGCTCTCCAGCCAGCCGCCTTGCCCTCGCGCGGAGGCGGGGAAATGA
- a CDS encoding hydroxypyruvate isomerase family protein, translating to MNEFDGSRADSPDRASRRDLLRAAAGAAVLGLGSGAQTVKAATMTEQASAIKNGRIKQSIVHWCFEPYWNIDEFIKQAKALGCTSIELVPPQYFPKLKEAGLTNAIGQIDMSPDPPFMRGFNNPKHWDKVIKATTDAIDACSEYGYKNVICFTGYADGLSAEQGAANCVEGFKKIVGHAEKKNVVLCLEMLNSRVDDHPMKGHPGYQGDHTDYCIDIIKRVDSPNLKLLYDFYHVQIMDGDLIKRLRQHRRYIGHIHTAGNPGRCELDANQEIQYPALMKALLEIGYEGHVGHEFIPTRDPLEGLREAVALCDV from the coding sequence ATGAACGAATTCGACGGCTCTCGCGCGGACTCCCCCGACCGGGCCTCTCGGCGCGACCTGCTTCGAGCGGCCGCCGGCGCGGCCGTTCTGGGACTGGGAAGCGGCGCTCAAACCGTGAAGGCTGCGACGATGACAGAACAGGCGTCCGCGATCAAGAACGGCCGAATCAAGCAATCGATCGTCCACTGGTGTTTTGAACCCTACTGGAACATCGACGAGTTCATCAAGCAGGCCAAGGCGCTCGGCTGCACGAGCATCGAGCTGGTCCCGCCGCAGTACTTCCCGAAGCTCAAGGAAGCCGGCCTGACCAACGCCATCGGCCAGATCGACATGAGCCCCGACCCGCCGTTCATGAGGGGGTTCAACAACCCCAAGCACTGGGACAAGGTCATCAAGGCGACGACCGACGCGATCGACGCCTGTTCCGAATACGGCTACAAGAACGTGATCTGCTTCACGGGCTACGCCGACGGCCTGTCGGCCGAGCAGGGCGCCGCCAACTGCGTCGAGGGCTTCAAGAAGATCGTCGGCCACGCCGAGAAGAAGAACGTCGTCCTCTGCCTGGAGATGCTCAACTCGCGAGTCGACGACCACCCGATGAAGGGGCACCCCGGCTACCAGGGCGACCACACCGATTACTGCATCGACATCATCAAGCGCGTCGACTCGCCGAATTTGAAGCTGCTGTACGACTTCTACCATGTCCAGATCATGGACGGCGACCTCATCAAGCGGCTGCGTCAGCACCGGCGGTACATCGGCCACATCCACACCGCCGGCAACCCCGGCCGTTGCGAACTCGACGCCAACCAGGAAATCCAGTACCCCGCGCTCATGAAGGCGCTCCTGGAGATCGGCTACGAGGGACACGTCGGCCACGAGTTCATCCCCACGCGCGACCCGCTCGAAGGGCTGCGCGAGGCCGTGGCCTTGTGCGACGTCTGA